The Epinephelus lanceolatus isolate andai-2023 chromosome 13, ASM4190304v1, whole genome shotgun sequence genomic interval TGCTTTAACACTGTAGACTTATTAGATTTACTTTAACAAAGAAGGTTTGATTAGGTCTGaaagattaaaaagtgtgtgcTGTGGTGATGTGACAGATAATAGGAAACACTTGACAGGTGTGTAGAGATGATTCCAGCAATTTATTTCAATGAACAGAAGAATACTGCACAAGATTGCATCAGCAGAGGTTTATGCATAGACTTTGATTCTGAAAATATTGTAcacttattatttttatttatttatttatttttttcaatttaataaCCTCTTTTCATAAACACTCTCATATGGCACTCTGACAAATTCGTCACTGCGTAGCGCAGAATTTGTATCAGATTTTTAcgtttttctttcttccctttttttgaTATGTTCCATACATCGGTGTGGAGAAAGGATTCGTTGAAGTCAAAGCAAAAACATTGCAACTCTGAATGccactgcactgcacacacCACAAGACTTGTCCACTGTGAAACACTATGGCTGCAttcaaaaaggaaataaaaagattCTTGAACGAAAAATAAAATAGCAAATAGAGAACCAATGATAGAAATAATTTAGCAGCagtttcagagagagaaagagaggagaagacaACAAACAGTTTGCAGATGACAGCAGAAGCTCTGGCAATTTCTTTCAAAGTTGTGTAAAAAGAGCTGAAGTGATAAACTAGGTCCTGGAGAtgttacaggaaaaaaaaaatatgtgaacTGTAACCTCAAGTTGGTGATTTTCACATGACAAACAATCACCAATCTGAAGGGAAATCAATTATATTTTCAGAAAAGCataaatttatattttattttcattaaaattcTAATAACTGTAAGACAGACTATGAATTCATGGCGTTAAGATTTAATTCAGCAGCTGGGAAAATTAGGTTTTGGTGGGTTTACTCTGCAACTACATCCATGCTAGGCCCCAAGCTGTGCCATTAATTTGTGTTTTAGCTGTTCAAAAGTTCCAGTGCCTTCAGTTCAGGCTACACCCATTTCTCCGTCAGGGATTCAGTCCATCACATGGCACTTTCCTCCGTGGTGTTAGGCCCGGGACATCGAGGAGACAAGTCTTTTATCAGGTTAGCTTTGGAGAGAGCTGAGGGAGTCGCTGCTGCCGTCGTGCTGCTGGCTACATGTTCTTGTACATGGAGCGATCTCTGGGCAGCTGGGACTGGTTGGCTGTCAGCTTCAGGTGGAAGTGGTAGACGGTGAGCgtgatgacgatgatgaggGCCAGAATGAAGCCCAGGATAAGGGGGAGGGTTTCCTCCAGGCGCTCCCGCTGGTCGGTGATGCACTTGTAGGCTGTAGGAAGTGGAATAATGAGCACAGTCAGGATGGTATGGTGACACTGAAGGTCTGAGATACAATGCAGATTCATTCAGAGTCCATGTGTCGTCTTTTTGGGCCTGGTGATGACTCAGTATTTTTTCTAATACCTTTCAATGGAATCAGATTGTGATGATATCATCATCagggttgcaacggtatgagattttaTACTACAGTTTCACATGTTCACGGTATTACaggattattattatcagtcagaatgacccttaaaggaatgaaaatggaagggttacttttggttgaTCATTTGATATTattggaagtatgtgtaaaaagtctcccctttgaaaatatctaaaataaaggggagataatcttcatttttttttaatatgatagataaataaatgtacacagtatgataaccatcaGCTTTTATATCAAGGTATGTCTTGAAACTGATATATCGCTGCAGCCCTAATcatcatatcatttatttattttacaaaatttCATGAATTAGGGCTGGAGCTACTAATAGTTTTCATTATggctgcacaatattggatttttgctgATATGCTGATATTTTCAGACTCATTTTGGCCAATTGCCAGTACGGACATATGTAGCATTATGTATACTGTAATTTTATCTGTTGGTGTGTTCTTTACACAAGACATTTTATTGCACATTCGTCCGTCCGTCCTGGGAGAGGGATCCTTCCTCAGactcatcctcctcatcccctGTGAGGGTCCAGTGACAGAGGGTATCATCTAATGTAAAGCcccctgaggcaaattgtgatttgtgatattgggctgtagaaataaaattgaaaagtatttttttcccacatAATTGCAGAGAACATGAAGTCTCCcctgtagtggaattaataCCTACTCTTATCATTATGGCATTTTTACATaagtttcactgaaaaataatataaaaatagtgATTATGTTACTTTTTCAGtgtctgtaccaaacaagcatgtgtatgtctggaatatgatttgtaggccAGGACAACTATGTAAAatattgtgacacattttacctttatcaaCACGTTGCAGCACACGCGATTTGGATATTACACTTTGCCATATTGAGTTCGATAATATTTCGATTCATTGTGCAGCCTAAACTGGCTGATGCAGGCATAAAACACAATGCTTTTCAAATAGTACACATTCCTTGGGCAAAACTACTTTAACTTAGATTACATATAAAACATGCTATGTttattttacaaacaaaactgtaaaattTGTCTTCCTTTAACAGGCTTGGATGACGCTCTCCCTCCGACAGTCCTTACATCAGTAACAGCTGGGTCAGATTTGACCTATTTCATAAATTAACGTTGCATTATTTAAGTATCggcatattggcagaaatgttcaTTTCAGGCTGAAGctaatgtttaattttaaagcAATTATCTGCCAATTCTGACATCAGGTTGATATTATTGGGGATTGTTGTTTAATCTGCCAATTGTTTGCTTGGTTAATTGTTTAGTCCATAAAATGTCCAAATATAGGCTGGTGAAAAAGGTAACTCAGAATCTCCTACGGTGATGTCTTCAGATTCATTGTTTTGTCCAAAAAccaaatatattaaatttactgTTGTGAAAGATTGatgaaaccagcaaatattaACATGAGAAACTGAACCAGTGAattttaggcatttttgcttaaaaaaaatgtacttgAATAGGTATAGGCTAATCGCTGATCATCAAAATAGTAGCGCtgcaatgattaattgattagttctcaactattaaattaaccaccagctttttctttttttttaataatcaataaattgctttgagtcatttttttaaagaaaataaaagccaaatTCTTTGATTCCACCTCCTTAAAGgtgaatattttctattttcttcaTTCCTGTATGACAGTAAACCAAATATCTTTGgcttgtggacaaaacaagacatttgtggACGCCATTTTGGGTTGTGGGAAACATTCATCGACATTTCATTGACCAAACAACTGATCAGTTAATCAGGAAATAATCAACGGATTAATGGACATAAAAAGAATCATCAGTTGCAACCCTACACAATAACTGCAGATCACGTCACTGGACTAATAATTAATCAAGTGCGCGTTTCACTTCTAGTTTAATTTAgtgattttaaataaaattactcagtaaataAATGAGCTGTAAAAGTTACTGTTGCACGTGTAAAACTTTCTGATGCAGCCCATTGTATTGGACTTCAGTTTGATCATTCGAGTGTGATTTATTTTCAGAACTTAATATCCCTCAGCCCTGctgtctctgcagtgtgaactCCACACTCATCATCATGTGGCCTCTCTCAGGTTTAGGCAGTGATCATTGTTGACCGATAGGGGTGTGTAGCAGTATGCATAGTaagtgtgcagtgtgtgcatgcatatcTATGAGTGTGTGAGTCATGCAGgtagcatctgtgtgtgtttgcacagagGCACTGAGGTTTTTATTCACTAAATGACACAAATTTTCCACAGatgtttcttctctctttcagCGAAACAATTAGACACAGTTTGTTGTTTACCTGTCCTGTGCTCAGATAAAGGCATGTTAGTGTGCACACATCTTCTGGGTGTCTGTAAGGGGGAAGGAGGACACTTATACCACAGCTGGCTGTACAGTatatggttgtgtgtgtgttttaaagttGAAGGTGTTTCTCCCTGTGGGCAGCAGTAATGCACATGAGGAGGGAGGCAGTGAAGCATAGCACAGCCTAGTttacagcagctcagagcaAATGATTCTTCCAAGGTGATTGGCTTCAGAGGACAGCCGGGGACACTGAGTATGTCTATAAAAGCTGCATTGAGGGCGAGGATATGACTGCACTCATAAAGTCCTAATGACCCCCCACCCCTTCTCTCCTTCTATCTCTCTCTTTGCATTTCTTTTGTCCCTCTTGCATCACAAccttctcttttttctcctgTTAGCCTGTCTACTGCTCTGCAGCCCCACAGTGTACTGCAGCAGTAACCCaccagaggtgtgtgtgtgtgtgtgtgtgtgtgtgtgtgtgtgagagagggtgtgagtgtgtgagtgtgtgtgtgagtgagtcagagagagagatagatgtACAGTTGCAACACCCTTATCCAGGATTTCTCATTGTCATTATCATTATCGTCATTGTGTTTGGtggcagtgtttggtttgttcttaCGTTCGCTGAACATGAAGTCAGAGGCGATGTCGAAGGGCTGGATCTGGATGTCATACATGGAGACGGTGACGCCCTTCTGGTGGTCGCTCGAGATGAGCGTGAGAGTCTGCTGAGCTGTGCACACGTAGGAGTGCCCGGCGGGTGTCACCAGGGCCGACAGGCGGTGGGTGCTCGCTGTGTGCTTCCCCGCTGGAGAGAGAGGATGAGTCATAAATAGGAAGTAAGCATTAAGGCAGTGTAATGTAACTCGGGttaaggagtgtgtgtgtaactggcTTCCATGTAGGCTGACTGCATGCGGAAATTAAATTGATGCAAATTCCATAATTTGGGATTGGGATGATTTTCTATACGCAATTTGggtgaataataataataataataataataataataataataataacaatgtatTCGTAagaagttattttaaaaaattataaaataaataaatattaactaAAAATTATAAgaatgtttaaatatttcagtATGACAACGAAATTTTTAGAACTTgtaattcatgaaaaaaagttgtgtGGTGAGGTCCAACATACACTGTATTAATGCATATTgtcataaataataacaataataataatttattagtagtagtcatttaaaaaataataataaaataaataaatattaaattaaaataaattaataaatatacattttaaaacgTTTAAATGTTTCAAGATGACAATGAAATTATTATGAAAActaataaaactaaaaatgtatgaaGAAGTTGTGTTAAGAGTTTGACAATAAAGGTGTTTAtgcacttgttttgtttttccacattGTAGTCatgataattataataatgaataataatagtaataataataataaataactaaattaataataaaacctttaaaaaaatcttaacagtattttttatgataataaaagtattaaaagttgtATGGCGAGGTCTGATATAAAACGTAATGATGCACTTAGATtgtcattaataataataatttttgtaataatatatttgtaataataataataataattataattatatatatatatatatatatatatatatatatatagtataatgatgatagaaataataataaaaataataataataatagagtCCTAGGAGTAAAATCTGAAATAattccagtgatttttttttccatgtacGTGGGTGTAAATCGTAAATCCACGCATGACTCAGTTCTCTAATTCCATGTGAATACAGATGTGACATCAGTGAGAGCGAGTTGCAATCAAAGCAGGCGGGACTGAAATGTGCTGAGTAGCTGCGGCACTGTACACACGGGACACTCACGGTTGTACGCGTTGATGAACTGCGAAGTCTCCGAGGTGTCATAGACGAACTGGACCTTACTAATCTTCCACACCTCAATGCCCTTCTCACGGAGctcctgcaacacacacagaaacacacacacgcgtcaAACTGGGCTTTTCCGCCGCGTGGAGAGGGCAAGGTGGCCTAGGGGAAAAATTAATGTTCTTAAAAACATGATTAAGTGAATTAGTTTCCCTTTAACTAAAATATTTCCCTTAATTCAGGACATCATTACAAATGACATGATTCCACTTTAGGATCATTTGATTCAAAGGGAAATTGAATTTCCTTATGTCCATTGCGCAACAAAAATGATTCCGAGTTGCAGTAAATTTAGTGAAACACATTCAGGTGATGTATGACGTAGTGTTGGCGTCTTGATATTCCCTGGAGATGATTCAGACTTTTGGAATGGCACGCTGTGGCACATTTTACGCATTATTGCCGTTTCCCTGGTGCGTTGTCGCCCACCTTAGAGAAGTAGATGCGGAGTGTGTAGGCGTTGTTCTTCCAGGATATGTGGATCTCTGACTCTGTGCTCCCGCATTTCCCCTCGATCTCTGCCCCACGGGGCAATGTGAACACAGCCTGCTCCGTGATCAGCtgcagaaagacacaaacaggCATGTTGTTTAAAAAGTCGACAGATCGGGACAGATTACGCATCCTGATGTCTCTGGCTGCACTTTATCATTCCATTTCTACGCACGAACTTATAGTGTGATAAATATTCAGAGTTATTTGAATAAGTTGTTCTAACAAgcataaataaagaaaactcaTTTTATTTGATGATCAAAAAGTCTGATATCGAATAATGTCTTCCTTTTGTTAAGGATGGGTCCGACGACGTCAGCATTTTGCGCACGAATACACACTACAAAAGCAGTTTGCAAATGCAATTCTAATGTAATCAGcagacatttttcatatttatgaGAGCAaaaactgccattttgaatAAATGTTCAAAATATGTTGCATGTAAAACATGTTTCCAGTGCTGCACCACCTTTACGCACAAATCGTAACGTCTCCAACACAAAGCAACATGTAATGCAGCTTAGAGGCTTCAAACTGCGAGTGCGTTTCTGTCTCTATCTTTTTTTAAGCTTCCACATGTATTAAAATGCACGGGGGATCCCTTACGTCTATCCCATTGAGCGCGAGCACGTCATATGGCACGAGGAATTTCACGGCGAACTCCACCATCAGGCATGTCGTGCCGTTCTCCCGGACCGCGAAGATGGCTTTGTCTGGGTTGTTGGAGAGACCGGACAGGTTCTCTCCCTCCTGCTCCgccagcaccacggacagcgccaGCACACCTGGCCAGACAATGAGAAAGGTTGGAGGTGGGGGCACTTCATGTCAGCGGGGTAACAGAtgggg includes:
- the lamp5 gene encoding lysosome-associated membrane glycoprotein 5, translating into MGRTGFSTTESARLLLLGVLALSVVLAEQEGENLSGLSNNPDKAIFAVRENGTTCLMVEFAVKFLVPYDVLALNGIDLITEQAVFTLPRGAEIEGKCGSTESEIHISWKNNAYTLRIYFSKELREKGIEVWKISKVQFVYDTSETSQFINAYNPGKHTASTHRLSALVTPAGHSYVCTAQQTLTLISSDHQKGVTVSMYDIQIQPFDIASDFMFSEPYKCITDQRERLEETLPLILGFILALIIVITLTVYHFHLKLTANQSQLPRDRSMYKNM